The Vespula pensylvanica isolate Volc-1 chromosome 20, ASM1446617v1, whole genome shotgun sequence DNA window ttttattacaaccTAAGTTTAGTAATATATTCTTCTCTCCTACTATATGCAGTCAGAACATACTACTTGGattatttacaaagaaatagtCGAAAATGATGATATTCATTGCAAGtaaattgaaaatgtatttatactTATTCTTATGCTAtctaaaaagtatttaataaaattatcatcttTGAgttagtgaaaaaaaaaatatatatatatatatgatagcTAAACAAAAATGCatgaaaagtaaaacaagTGACAAGTGTTATGTATATTCAGATTCTCTTCTGTAGGTTTCATTAATGTGCATTTCTTGTATGTTATACAGTAttatggtaaaaaaaaattaagagaataAACATTCAAATAGTAAAGCAGCttcctttatttcatttactttcCAAGAGATCCAAATAATCTCACAATCTTACGAGTATTATCGTCATTAGCAGCGCTACCGTTACTACGAGGTAGGTACGTTACCGTCGtgtgtattaataatattagtacCATTACTTATTAGATTATTTAAGTAAGATACTTGTGCAAGATTTTTTCGAGCCTCGTACATGCGATATAATATTGGACAATCTAAAGAAGCACAATCAGGATCGTCTCGTCGTCCTACACACGAGTAGCATACCTGAACGAAATAATGTTCTaacgtaatacatatatacaagtttctctctcactctccaatgcggaataaaaaaaatttcacttaATGATATTACATGTGATAGACTTACTTCATTAAATTGCTGATACGTACGTTCCAGCCATCTTATCTTTTCGTAAAATGCGAGAATTGTTTTATCAGGTTGTGCCATACACTCtaaacaaatttcattattgGATTGCTCTCCACAAACATTACATATagtagtattaaaaaattgacaaaTCGTAGATTTTGGATTTTTCGTATTTGAGTAGTCTAGTTTATCGAATGATTGTCGATGAGACATCTCTTGATACCTGtttaaagatttaattatatacggCTTATAATGTTACATGGTATCCGAAACTTATTTTATCGTGTTTATATCATtacaaaatattgtatataatttaccaGTTATTAACATCGATaccaaataaattaaaacaccGATTTAGAGGCGGTATAATaacttttgttatataataaatagagtTCGGATATAAACCAGGATCGCACATTACTTCCCATGGTGTACGAACGCAATGGATTAATGCTTGATTCGGTGCACCAGCAACAATGACATAGCGTACACGTTCACCGGTGCGGGGTATTGCGCGAGGATCCCTGCGCATTAATCTGCGTGTTAATTCTAATGCTGGGACAACAGCGTTTTGTTTGTAACCGTTCAAGCCACGAAATTCTTTGGCAAATGTTAAATCCTCAATCGAGACTCGTCtgcataaaattttattaaattgtcggagaatatacatttttattaaagaaatatctgaagtatcaaataatattttcaatgatttttcaagAATCTAAAAGAATAGTTAATGCTGCcgtaattatgaatttataaatttacttcaaaataaacaaatattgtaatttattcttttgatataatatacctTTGAAACGGCAAAACATCCATCTCTACGTACTGTCTCAATACCTTTTGCAAAATATTCAGGACTTTTTTGATCAGAAGTTTCATACATGTAACCGCAATAACGCTTTTTTgtctaaaaaatgaaaacttcGTCAACTATCATTtctattcaaattaatttatccaaatttattcaaattagtcattatttacaaaagaataataattaattactatttacCTGCAAAATAGATGGTTGAAGgactttttcgaattttaattttataggaGGAGGATTAGCAGCTGTAACAGTATCCGCAATATCAGCACCAATTTTGAAAGCTTCTGTTCGTGATTTTCCAGGTAATAGGATAAATAATGAATCCGTATCTCCATAAACTACTCTGGCACCCCATCTAGGTGTAGACTCCACGATTTTTATAGCACGCTCAAGAGTCTCTCTTCCTTTGCTAACTACACTGTCACCTATCTTTGAACGTgttaagatataataatattcatcttATATGTTTGATTTGTCTATATCTATTTCATATACCTCAATGCATGGCATTCTGCCACTAAAGTTGGCAGATGTATAACCATATGTAACATTTGCTATCAACTTTAGACCCAACTGTTGCGAATGAAGAATACGCTgaagattataattatcagATGAATAAAGTTTCATCGAATTCTTTACCATTATACGAGTATTTAGTATTTCCTCAAGCATTCTTGGTAATATGCCTTTGCGTACTTCAGATTTTACAAAAGCTACACCATTGGGCGCACAATTGATTTTTCcttgtaattttaaaagagtatttcttttaatttttaaagttGTTGCACCAAATGCAAATGGTATAGAcctaatacatattttatattatagtgaaataatatttactataatattattctataattgaagtaaatattaattatatcttagATTTCTTACTTTCCTAAATGTTCTATGCGACCTAAACACGTAGAAAAGCAGTAATTATAAGCAATTATAATGCTTGGATATAAACTTTGGAAGTCAAGAACTATCATTGGATCTGTATAAAATTTAGACTCTGGTTCCATAATCAATGGTAATGCTGCTGGTGCACGCATTTTAGCTCTTTGCTGTACAGAAGGTGATacagtaataaaatttaaggGTTTTGCAAGTCTTAACATCATTGATTCGACACGAAATTGAGAACCTCGTGAAAATACTTCATAAAATTGTATTCCAAAGAGTCGTGCATATTCACTCGTTCTGCCtgcaaatattataaatattgaataatttatgaCATTTAGTAAAttaccaataaaaaaaaaacatacaaatttattttaccaaTAATATCTAATTGAGAAAGAATTCTTAAATTTCCTGATACTCTTATAACATAATGATCAATCACTCTACTTTTCATTGCAATATTTGGATGTTTCCACCACTTtgttaatgttttataattttgatatgaaactctttctttcatcacATTGTACATAATGCTTTCAAATGTATAACTTGATAATGCTAAAAGAATACATTCAATGAATTACTAAtcgtgaaatataaattacattaatttattagtgtactattaattaaaagtaatatttattaattattatagtaaagtataatttttatatacctatttcATGTCTCATTATTCTCCAGACATTCAAAAATATGCGGCCTGGTATTCGTATTTCTGAATCTTCCTTAGAAAACATTTGAAATCCATAAGTAGATGAAACATTCGGAGttcttgaaatatataaaggaaacaGTTTAAAGCCCATATGTGAAgctctttgaaaaatataaccCCAAGATGAAACTTCGACTTCCCAACCGATTAATATATCGGGATCACAACGACGAATTAATGTaactaaattatttaataaatcttccTCACTTTCTACATATTGTATCAAGTTTGGAATAAGAGGAATGTGAGAATTAACGAAACCTGCTGCGTGTTCGTTGGATGAACATACAATAAGTGTTCCtgtaatgatatttaattttaatataaaatgattaattataaatgtaaataaatttaaaatcataCCATATTCCATTTGCTTTACATCAGAAGAGATCGGAACATCGTTTTGAATAGCATAAAAAATTGCTTCTATGGGATCATGTTGTGGATCAGGTATGAAATCTTCACGTGTAAGAACATGTATTTCCAAAGAaagtattgttatatattgatgctaaataaattttataaatattgatttaactGTTAATAGATAATAACTTACATTCGAAATGAAATGTAAACTATTTACCATAGTTATAGTTCTAGAATGCTGAAGATTTTCATTTGAGGCACTGCcaactttttcatttaaagaatattctaTCTGTCCATGAGAAATTCCTAGATATTGTGATACTTTATTGTGCTTATGTGtcaatatatcattaaatgtGTTTTCTTGTGTGTTCttctttaatgaattaaaattagtAGAGGAAAAAGATTGGCCACTTGTAGAGGTATCATCGATGTCAACTATACAGATgcatgcaaaaaaaaataattttatcattaattctcaaaacttatatgtatatataataaaaatagactATAATATTCATAGTAGACATagataatttaatgataatagttCCATTGTAAAGTCATTCTTACTTTGTTGATTTTTCATAGACAAGCGTTGCTTCGATTTCAACCATGCTTGAACAGATTTTGCTTGTGGAGGTTCCAAAAGAGTTTgtatcgttaataaattatagcCTGCAAGGACTCTTTTCATGTGATTTGACTTTATGTTTGATCCAGAAggataaaattcatttacttTCATTCGTCGCCATAATTTAATGCCTGTAATTCCTTCCAAACTGGAATTAAATGAAGCGATCACTGGTATATTGAAAGTATtagatgaaatttctttttgtttaattaaatcaaactTATTACTAAAAAATGGTTCTGTTCCGGTGCTCTttgaaatacgatatatagcCGAACTTTGTAATACACGTTCTCGTGTAGGTGGGTTAAACTTTGTTGTAATTgtaattgaaattctttttgtttgattGATAAGAGTATACTTGGACTGCGAAGTTTGACTTTCATTTctgattttttcttcaatatattGTGTAAATGTTGTgttgtgtatatttttttctagatcTCTTCCAGGAacatttaattcattaatttggAACGATAAATCAACAAGATCATCAGTTTTGTCGTTTTTACGTTTAATATCTGATCCTTTTTGTTGATATTCTctagataaatttttactaTCTGTATTACATTGAGATACATTAGGTTCAGTTACATtatctgaaaaaataatacatattaattatttattttgctattatatattatattcttatattttctaatgcttttttacacttttttctaaatatttttataataaattacattttaaatcATCCAATTCAGAAAATACCAATTTCTTAGGACTTATCTTGCAATCCCCCTCTATAATCTTGGAacttattacatttttattgtttttggattttaatgtttttggagaactaataattaaatttaatggtGAGTAATTTCTtgacgaattaaaattttttttagacgATCCTTGCTTACTATTCTTTGACTcatacatttgtttttttaaatcttcattACTCATATTCTTAGATTTAATAAGTTTATCACAGTTATGGGTTTTAAGATCGGTTATTCCTTCTTCCTGTACAATATCAACTACAGTTTGTTTAGTAGACGATTTATGACGATTATAAGTACAAATACGTTTTTCTTGTTCATCCACGATGATTTTAGATTTCAACAAGGGATTTATTGTAGTAGAAtctagataatttttattagaaagtgCTGAAGATGATGCAATCACAGAATTTTGTTCGTTAACACGTGATTGTTCAGCATATtccgttttcgttttcttggATTGTGATTTACttagtaaattattaatattatcacatTGTgtatttgtcttctttctttttttagattttggACTTTCTAGAAAATCATCAGCACCATCAAATTGAGGGCAAGTTAGTATACTTAAATTCTTTTCATGATCTGTTTGGATATCTTCttcatttgatatatttgatttttctgttaacgtatttgataaattttgacTAAGCCTAGTCAGATCCAGATTTGTTAAATTCAACTGCTCATTTTCATCATCCTCATAGTCAGATAAGACTTTATTATCCTGTTCTGAATATTGAGATCCTAATATACTATCatcatctattatttttttaacttcatCATTTTCTGATAAATCAGCTAATATTTGCACTAAATCCATATCATCTTCATTCACtacaatacaataaaaaaaaaacaattaagaGTATTTTTAACAGATCAACAAATGCCTATcaacttattaattataattaaaatatcatattttcattttttaaatattcaatatttacaaGAACTTGTTTTACTAGCTTGATGACTGGTTGGAAgagtttctaataaaaaatatgaagatagTTCTTTGAagcttttatattttgtttgttctttttcatatattttttgtgatGAAGATGGAGTAATATGATTTACAATGCATGAAGCATTTAACAGGTCGTCATCCTTTTGTGCTTCTAATGGATAAGAAGTTTCTATTAAGTTTGATAAAGTTACTGCCTCATTCTcctagaaaaaataatataatgtatgtatttataaatgatttgaattgtacattatataattatatgtatctataattatagaaatatgatTCTGTAAAAATACTGATATACCTGTAGAATGTCTTGAAGTTTCTGAAACATTCGTTGCTCttgataattatcattaacagTTGATAATACGGTTCGTTTTTCAGGACTCTTTGGATACAATAATTGTGACTTAACATTTTCCAAGCCAGCTTGAagtcttcttattttttcctctttccaaATTTCAGCAAGACCAGGATTTAATTCCATACCTTCACCGATTATTTCtcgatttaatatattatccgCTTGTGCATCCACTTCTAAGGCACATATTGTTTGACGAATAACAGACATTGGAAGATATTTTTGTGAATCATACGATTCTGAATTATACATTTGGTTCGTatcttcttttgtatttaaaaatgaataccagcgatgtttaatttttcttatatttataagattcataccatacaaattataatctatcataaattgtaaaataaatggaatatgTGCTTCATGTGGTTGTAACTTTAGATTGCAAATTGCACCATTCTGAAATTGAAATGTAATGTTGTACTCATGTGTTCACAAGTAAGAAATAAACACagtatatgtgtaaatatttgttatatataagtttataatcatattaataaaatacctACTTGCAATAAATCTGCtactttcttaataataaatggattataaaaataaactttaaaaaaaagatattctgtTTCATGATATCCATAAATTGGACtgtaaaacattaaaatgtaatcattattttaataaattattattattgtaattatattatgttatatataatatatatatttttttttcttttaaattgcaAATTTTCTTACATTCCACGAACTAGTTGTATTCTATATACATGTTGAGTATTATGTGCTGTTTTTCCTGATGATACATTAATGGCATTATCTATTGACGAACTTAATTGATGCATaaaactatttatattttcttttatggtacatggtacatatatatatgggaaTACGCCATGTATATGCAAACATGTTTTTTCtcctgaaaataaaaatatcagatATCCATAGATTGTATTACggtaattatttacaaatgacAAAACATCAGCAAAACACTCTCGAAATGATTATtgaataaacgataataacaagCAAGTAAGTTCAACCTGTTAAAGTTGTACCAAATATTCTAATCACAGGTACATGCTTGATTTCATTGCCTCGAAATTCTGAAAACGTGGGATCTAATTCAGAAATGGGATTTGTTTGATAACTATCTATTGTTAATATTCTAACTGAAAAcatgttttaaaattataatatcattacaaAAACTTATAATGtcactataaaaaagaaatcgctcAGCAATTGTATCGAAAAACTCATGTTATTATATAGGCGCCTTTACATTAAGTATAAAGATATCGCACTTATTTATGtcatgtaatatttttcagaaATAGATCATAGCGCTATTAGTAGTaggaaattgaattaaatgttCTCATATggtaacaaataaaaatacaaaaaacatgtataaataaaacaaattgaattaaattaaatttatgaatttaataatcaatatcgCCAAAAACTAATGAATATGATGTTgttaaaaaacatattaattttgtcTAATCGCTCGATCGAAGTCagttaaatgttaaaatttctcaaaaaataaatactaaatcgtacacgaatttttttttcgtaaatatttacgaacattttattttacatttgtttggtataatataattggCTTGAATGTATGGTAACGAATTCCACGAAGGTAGTAGAGAAGGGGAAAActgaaattattcgatcgtgTGTGGCAGTATGGAATGGTGTGCGATAGACTCAAGTTTAGTTAATTTTactacgatttattattaatatttcgtatttttaataaattgattatcgTATTAATTGTTCATAATTATTCGTCTCGTTGATTAGTCGAGTTTTCagattttgaaaaaacatGTCTTCAAAGCCTGCTTACAAAATTGGTaagtaataatacaaaaattcgaatatttgCTATCTTTATAAACACGTGCTCTTTTTATCATGAAACAACGATTCTGCAGTTATTacatagaaatttaaaaaattacactATCATAAAAGAATCTacattctatttataatttaaattagaatatatatgtacaaagtttcattaaattctttttttccctcattatatatatatatatatatatatatatatatatatatatatatgttttttcacCATAACTATATGTTgaattattctaatatatgtaatattgaaAAGTGCATTGAttatgaattagaaaaaaaatgtatgtaaagtTGTAAACTATTACACATTAAGttgtaatataatgtatatttttttaaatttaattctaatttcttgtataaataatttcttgtataaacaatatgttttctttttttttataaatttatattagaatatttattgtataaatgtatatttagtatatcataatatatcaGGCTGTAAATaaggtatatgtatacataataaataaggTAATTCAATTACTATTTTAcactttcaaatatataaaagaaatggaaatttttGCTTTGTAAATGTAAAGCAGGGTTCATGATCTatagaacattttttaaagcgatctattaacattttcattgaatattcTGTTACTTTGTTATTGCAGCTGATATATCTTTGGCTGAATGGGGTAGAAAAGAGATAACTCTAGCAGAAAATGAAATGCCTGGTCTTATAGCAATAAGACAAAAATATGGTCCATCTAAAGTACTGCAAGGAGCTCGTATTGCTGGTTGTCTTCATATGACTGTGCAAACTGCTGTTCTTATTGAAACTTTAATAGAGCTTGGAGCAAAGGTAAGCTTCAAATAATACTAACAGTAATGAATATAcagattataatttatattctaaatattaattcttgCAATTCTTAGCACAATTTACTCACAAGctacaaatatcttttttgcGTGTTACTGCAGCTTCTTATCATATCAACGGTATAAACTTTGACCCTTTGATAGAATCACGATATTATAACAAATCAAGctttagaatattataatacataagatatatatttcaataaaaattatgttaaaacAGATCTTTTATCGCAATTAAGGTACAATGGTCATCTTGTAACATCTTTAGTACACAAGACCATGCAGCCGCTGCTATAGCAAAAATTGGAGTACCTGTTTATGCATGGAAGGGTGAAACAGACGAAGAGTATTTATGGTGTATAGAACAGACCTTGATGTTTGATGATAACAAACCTTTAAATCTAATCCTTGACGATGGTGGTGATCTTACAAATCTTGTACATACTAAATTTCcacaatatttaaaagattgtCGGGGTATATCAGAGGAAACGACAACTGGGGTACATAATCTTTATCGTATGATGAAGGAGGGAACCCTCAAGGTGCCTGCAATAAATGTTAACGATTCTGTTACAAAGGTTTGTCGTACTTGTAGTTAATCACTTGCACTggcaattatttcataaatgtgCATGTCAAAATGCAGCACTGTAACTCTTTATAAGGTGTCATTTGAAATGAGAAAACTCTGTAGAGTTTTATACAAAGAACTTTATGCATATATGAATAccaatgtttttattaataatcttgtaTAGTATCGTATATTTCAAAACAGTTTTGTATATGTAGTACCACAAAGCTATATTCTGCTTTTATTTTCAgtgtttttttatatccatttCTTAGATATAAGATTAATTTCACAAtcctcgtttttattttcttccttatcaTCAGATATTATTCTACATCGGTTCCGAAGTGAAAAAATAGTTTCATCACGATCACAATTGCTATTACTATTTTCActatctattttaattaattgttttctttttgtatttgtcGAAATAATATCACTGAGTTCATTGTCGCTCTCCATTTTACAATATGGGTTGAAAttactaatataaaataaatatattatttgatttgcCTATATAGTAGTACAAGAAAATGTATAGCaaattataagaattttaaacTACGGATATCTGTATGAAGTACTATATCGATAACTCCACGCCGAAATTGTATTTCGACAATGATCTCAATCGATGTTCGCGCacgtcatttttatttctacaacAATTGCCTATCGAAGTGTACAAGATGTCGTTGACAATTTTGAAACAAAAACATCTCGACGTGCGTGATACGTCTTTCCAACACAAGTggttaatattgaaaatttacaataatataataaattgttcaaAACAacaatcatttttgttttagagcaagtttgataatttatatggATGTAGAGAATCTTTGATTGATGGTATTAAAAGAGCAACTGATGTTATGATCGCTGGAAAAGTGTGTGTGGTAGCAGGATATGGAGATGTTGGTAAAGGATGTGCACAAAGTCTTAGAGCATTAGGTGGCCGCGTTGTTATTACAGAAATAGATCCTATAAATGCATTACAAGCAGCCATGGAAGGATATCAAGTAAATGTTAAACATATTAACTGATTTGTCACAAAAATTCCATTTTTAaagtttcaaaattttattataaataattgcattatttttttcaggtAACTACAATGACAGAAGCATCAACAGTAGGTCAAATTTATGTCACTACTACAGGAtgtaaagatataattttagGTGAACACTTTTTAAACATGCCAAATGATTCTATTGTTTGTAATATTGGACATTTCGATTGTGAAATAGATGTTGCATggttagaaaaaaatgcaGTTAACAAAGTTAATATTAAGCCTCAAGTGGACAGatatactttaaaaaataataggtaAATATTCagttgaatattaaatataaaaaggaaaatgcaaTGGAATACAACATATAATGAATAtactaaattattaaaaatatttatattctagaCATATCATTCTACTCGCAGAAGGTCGTTTGGTTAATTTGGGATGTGCCACGGGACATTCTAGTTTTGTCATGAGTAATTCTTTTACAAATCAAGTATTAGCACAGATTGAATTATGGAATAAATCTGGATCCTATACCATAGGCGTCCATATGTTACCAAAGAAATTAGATGAAGAAGTTGCAGCACTACATCTCAATCACCTTGGTGTAAAATTAACCGAATTGACAGCAGAACAATCTAAATACCTTGATGTTCCTATAGAAGGTCCTTATAAGCCCAACCATTACAGATACTAGCCATTTTGTAAACATTCTCTATGTATTTGGATAAAGACAATAAAACAacatattaatatcttatcaatttttcttagaTAGACACATttatacacgcgcgcgcgcgtacatacgtacacatatatgtgtattctatttctttataaattaaatctttagaaataacgttataaaataactatctataaaaacaaatagttagtttttaaattcattctatcaatattatattaacaaattaccACGCActcgttataaattattggaTTAGTTCTTTTATACTATTGGATTAGTTTATGTACACCATAAAtctaaacaagaaaataaacaaataatttgtaaCCTAATTCACAACATACAAAGGACAAAATAGTTATTTCGTtgataaattgaatatatttattatttatttcgttgtctattatggttaaaaaaaaagttatttatctTCCGTATGAAGTAAATCCACTAATAAAggtaatatacaaaattttgttcattcaaattttatataaattttagttTGTTAGATGGACATTTTTAATTGTTGGAGTGGTTTGTGGAtttaaaaatcagaaaaaatatcatattttggAAAGTGCATtacgcgaagaagaagaaagattacgACCTATAAGAGAAGCAGAACTTGCACGAGAAAAAGCAATTCGCGATGAAAGTATAAGATATCCTTTTTAACGATGTATTATACAAtgttaatattacatataaacatttattaagttctttttttcagtCGAATTACAAGAgttggaaaaattatttcttaatacatctttcgttgaaaagaatcaagaaaatctttttaacgaggaatgagatattaaaaataatgacaatataaagaaaacagtaaatattaatgatctaTTAAATCTGTCATTATATAATTCAAGAAATAAGGTTACAAATagattatgtttatattaataaatttgcaCAACTCTTTGTAACAGGtagttaataaatttctcttttttcttaaaaaatattattttatcataataacTATTGTTTGTCATTGGtatatacaattttgtttcttcatgttatttacatttttaatagtatAGAACTTTCTTGCAAACAACAACACCCACAGCCTGCTGGGCAAACTGTTTCATTAATAAACCAGGCTGCTAAATGTTGAGTATGTCCACCATGACCACAAAGAATGCAAAAGTTGCTTGGtcctaaaaattattatattaatataaaataattaaaataattttttatcatattatagCAATCATACACAAACCTCTAACTGAAATATGACAGACTACACATTGAAATGTTAATCGTTTACAGTTTAAGCATTGAGGGCCTCTGCAAACTTTACCACAGATTTGACATTCACTTTGGAATTCAACACCTTTATGTATATCAACTGGCATTATGCTTACATGCTTCAGCACTTGTGCTCTTGCATCTAACAATTGCCATCTATGTAGTACCTCCGCATACGCTTTTTTGTATCCATTATAAAGTGctgtatatttttcatcaaGTACTCTGCTTATAAAGATTACAGTATTTATTGtactttaaattttataacaattcttataaagattaaattctttatacttacttaatatttttaacagaaTCTCCAAATGTATCTTgcacaatttttaaatcatctagAGATTCAGACCATGAATTGGACCTATGTGGTTTTAAATTTGGAAAATTACATCCTTCTAATGTTGTATCTGCTAGATGAATTGTATGATATGGAGAACCGCCAGGCTAAAACGTatctttcattaatatattacttatgttgtagcaaaatattttatatcgaattgtGTTATGTAAAgactttataataaaaaataatcaataattactAACTATATATATCGCTGTTTATTAAGAATACAattctctatctatattcTTAATACATTCAATACATATTTGCTATGTATACATGAAATTAatgcatatgcatataaa harbors:
- the LOC122636111 gene encoding DNA polymerase zeta catalytic subunit isoform X5; protein product: MFSVRILTIDSYQTNPISELDPTFSEFRGNEIKHVPVIRIFGTTLTGEKTCLHIHGVFPYIYVPCTIKENINSFMHQLSSSIDNAINVSSGKTAHNTQHVYRIQLVRGIPIYGYHETEYLFFKVYFYNPFIIKKVADLLQNGAICNLKLQPHEAHIPFILQFMIDYNLYGMNLINIRKIKHRWYSFLNTKEDTNQMYNSESYDSQKYLPMSVIRQTICALEVDAQADNILNREIIGEGMELNPGLAEIWKEEKIRRLQAGLENVKSQLLYPKSPEKRTVLSTVNDNYQEQRMFQKLQDILQENEAVTLSNLIETSYPLEAQKDDDLLNASCIVNHITPSSSQKIYEKEQTKYKSFKELSSYFLLETLPTSHQASKTSSLNEDDMDLVQILADLSENDEVKKIIDDDSILGSQYSEQDNKVLSDYEDDENEQLNLTNLDLTRLSQNLSNTLTEKSNISNEEDIQTDHEKNLSILTCPQFDGADDFLESPKSKKRKKTNTQCDNINNLLSKSQSKKTKTEYAEQSRVNEQNSVIASSSALSNKNYLDSTTINPLLKSKIIVDEQEKRICTYNRHKSSTKQTVVDIVQEEGITDLKTHNCDKLIKSKNMSNEDLKKQMYESKNSKQGSSKKNFNSSRNYSPLNLIISSPKTLKSKNNKNVISSKIIEGDCKISPKKLVFSELDDLKYNVTEPNVSQCNTDSKNLSREYQQKGSDIKRKNDKTDDLVDLSFQINELNVPGRDLEKNIHNTTFTQYIEEKIRNESQTSQSKYTLINQTKRISITITTKFNPPTRERVLQSSAIYRISKSTGTEPFFSNKFDLIKQKEISSNTFNIPVIASFNSSLEGITGIKLWRRMKVNEFYPSGSNIKSNHMKRVLAGYNLLTIQTLLEPPQAKSVQAWLKSKQRLSMKNQQIDIDDTSTSGQSFSSTNFNSLKKNTQENTFNDILTHKHNKVSQYLGISHGQIEYSLNEKVGSASNENLQHSRTITMHQYITILSLEIHVLTREDFIPDPQHDPIEAIFYAIQNDVPISSDVKQMEYGTLIVCSSNEHAAGFVNSHIPLIPNLIQYVESEEDLLNNLVTLIRRCDPDILIGWEVEVSSWGYIFQRASHMGFKLFPLYISRTPNVSSTYGFQMFSKEDSEIRIPGRIFLNVWRIMRHEIALSSYTFESIMYNVMKERVSYQNYKTLTKWWKHPNIAMKSRVIDHYVIRVSGNLRILSQLDIIGRTSEYARLFGIQFYEVFSRGSQFRVESMMLRLAKPLNFITVSPSVQQRAKMRAPAALPLIMEPESKFYTDPMIVLDFQSLYPSIIIAYNYCFSTCLGRIEHLGKSIPFAFGATTLKIKRNTLLKLQGKINCAPNGVAFVKSEVRKGILPRMLEEILNTRIMVKNSMKLYSSDNYNLQRILHSQQLGLKLIANVTYGYTSANFSGRMPCIEIGDSVVSKGRETLERAIKIVESTPRWGARVVYGDTDSLFILLPGKSRTEAFKIGADIADTVTAANPPPIKLKFEKVLQPSILQTKKRYCGYMYETSDQKSPEYFAKGIETVRRDGCFAVSKTSLD